From the genome of Penaeus monodon isolate SGIC_2016 chromosome 16, NSTDA_Pmon_1, whole genome shotgun sequence, one region includes:
- the LOC119582871 gene encoding LOW QUALITY PROTEIN: chromatin assembly factor 1 p55 subunit-like (The sequence of the model RefSeq protein was modified relative to this genomic sequence to represent the inferred CDS: inserted 1 base in 1 codon), whose protein sequence is MEEKHPFLYDLVMTHALEWPSLTXQWLPDVTRPDGKDFSIHRLILGTHTSDEQNHLLIASVQLPNEDAQFDASHYDNEKGEFGGFGSVSGKIEIEIKINHEGEVNRARYMPQNPCVIATKTPSSDVLVFDYTKHPSKPDPSGECHPDLRLRGHQKEGYGLSWNPNLNGYLLSASDDHTICLWDINATPKENRIIDAKTIFTGHTAVVEDVAWHLLHESLFGSVADDQKLMIWDTRANNTNKPSHTVDAHTAEVNCLSFNPYSEFILATGSADKTVALWDLRNLKLKLHSFESHKDEVFQVQWSPHNETILASSGTDRRLHVWDLSKIGEEQSAEDAEDGPPELLFIHGGHTAKISDFSWNPNEPWVICSVSEDNIMQVWQMAENIYNDEEPETPASELESAAS, encoded by the exons atggaagaaaaacaccCCTTTCTGTACGACCTGGTGATGACCCATGCCTTGGAATGGCCCTCCCTCA GCCAGTGGCTGCCTGATGTTACAAG ACCTGATGGCAAAGACTTCAGCATTCACCGACTGATACTAGGAACACACACAAGTGATGAACAGAACCATCTCCTCATTGCCTCAGTTCAGCTGCCAAATGAAGATGCCCAGTTTGATGCCTCTCACTATGACAACGAAAAAGGAG AGTTTGGTGGCTTTGGCTCAGTCAGTGGAAAGATcgaaatagaaattaaaatcaaCCACGAGGGAGAAGTAAACCGTGCTCGCTACATGCCTCAGAATCCATGCGTCATAGCCACCAAAACCCCTTCAAGTGATGTACTTGTCTTTGACTACACAAAGCATCCATCAAAACCAGATCCATCTGGGGAGTGCCATCCTGACCTAAG GTTACGTGGCCATCAGAAGGAAGGATATGGTCTGTCTTGGAATCCTAATCTGAATGGGTATCTCCTGAGTGCATCAGATGATCACACTATCTGCTTGTGGGACATTAATGCAACTCCAAAGGAAAACAGAATAATTGATGCAAAAACCATATTCACAGGACACACTGCTGTAGTGGAG GATGTCGCCTGGCACCTCTTGCACGAGTCCCTCTTTGGTTCTGTGGCTGACGATCAAAAGCTCATGATCTGGGACACTCGTGCAAACAACACTAACAAGCCATCACACACAGTTGATGCCCATACAGCGGAGGTGAACTGCCTCTCCTTCAATCCTTACTCTGAATTTATTCTTGCCACTGGAAGTGCAGACAAG ACAGTTGCCTTGTGGGACCTGCGCAACCTCAAGCTGAAACTCCACTCATTTGAGTCGCACAAAGATGAGGTCTTCCAG GTTCAATGGTCACCTCACAACGAGACGATTCTGGCAAGTTCAGGCACAGAccgtcgcttgcatgtttgggaTCTGAGCAAGATTGGTGAGGAGCAGAGTGCTGAGGATGCTGAAGATGGACCACCGGAATTATTG TTCATCCACGGAGGCCACACTGCCAAGATCTCCGACTTCTCCTGGAACCCCAACGAACCATGGGTTATTTGTTCTGTTAGTGAAGATAATATCATGCAG gtgTGGCAGATGGCAGAAAACATCTACAATGATGAAGAACCAGAAACTCCAGCCTCTGAGCTTGAGTCTGCAGCATCTTAA